One stretch of Flavobacterium sp. 9 DNA includes these proteins:
- a CDS encoding SusC/RagA family TonB-linked outer membrane protein: MYFKLSYLNLKRIFFLVLALLAIQNGYSKTNFLENSKVKNKTEKATLVSIFSKLSKQTDYKFSYGQAIIADNTVYTVDFSDDSVTLILSDLSKKANFNYNINGKLVLIQKTEAPKTISRKAIDRVKVKGKVVEENKVPIPGAFIKETSSSNSTTSNFDGEFEITVGEGKTIEVTYMGYKTKTVVAQTGFMTIQLEPNTAELSEVLVVGYGKQAKKDVTGAVTQLEAASFRQGVNISADNLLQGKVAGVRVVSTSGEPGAGVNVTIRGVGSIRSGSTPLFVVDGMPLSNDDISPSGTNVGFGSSTAKNPLNFLNTSDIESITVLKDASAAAIYGARGSNGVVLVTTKKGSKGEGTLTYDSYMGVSNVAHKLDVLNASEYRNAIKDKSFDHGGNTDWQDVIFRSAITTNNALSFAKQTESGNYYASVAQMDQQGIIRNSNFKRLSGRINAAESFLDNKRLKLKVNLTASQTVDDGVPTSDDGGSNGQLVIHTLMANPTRSVFDANGNYTNFNMNAHYNPAYLLSIYEDQTNTLRVLGNLETSFRIVNGLEYKLNIGIDRSTSERNTTIYPNITDISKIGKYVQNNLDSKNSLIEHYLTYNGTFGKHKVEALGGFSYQKFERSGTSFSIEGITDKGVGVKPEINPGFKGILPVLSGYAQENELQSYFGRLNYTFNERYLLTASMRADGSTRFGDSNKYGYFPSFALGWNISKESFLENIEAINNLKLRASWGQTGNQEVENKITKASYSLSGADGYYLYDDLNLVNGVSVVRTANPELKWEVVTQSNLGLDFNLWRDKLYGTLDYFNKTTTDAILNVTSPLLSPTPTVWTNLSNQGKIVNKGFEFMLGSKLVDTKDFTWNVDVNGATLNNKIEDLPISEILTGTISGPGQSGVNANIYKSGYAAGSFYLLQHIGFDSKGGNIFKDQNGDGKIDNSDRVIIEGALPTFYYGLNSDMRYKNFTFSFSIIGQTGGYLLNNTGLNALNINNLASDRNVSTNYYESGANPTNSPILSTLFLEKSDFIRLNTARIGYNFDLKGLNWLNGLTLYVTGNNLVTITHYSGFDPLINSPKPSQGNQSIGIDYAAYPTSRTFSFGATLKL; this comes from the coding sequence ATGTATTTTAAACTTTCCTATTTAAATCTAAAGAGAATTTTCTTTTTAGTACTGGCATTACTGGCCATTCAAAATGGTTACAGTAAAACTAATTTCCTAGAGAATTCAAAAGTAAAAAATAAAACAGAAAAAGCTACACTTGTTTCTATTTTTTCAAAATTAAGCAAACAAACAGATTACAAATTCAGTTACGGACAAGCAATTATCGCTGATAATACGGTGTATACGGTAGATTTTTCAGATGATTCTGTGACTTTAATTTTAAGTGATCTTTCTAAAAAAGCAAATTTCAACTATAATATTAATGGTAAATTAGTTTTAATTCAAAAAACAGAAGCGCCTAAAACTATCTCTCGTAAAGCAATTGACAGAGTTAAGGTAAAAGGAAAAGTTGTTGAAGAGAATAAAGTGCCAATTCCTGGTGCATTTATTAAGGAAACAAGTTCTTCAAATTCAACGACTTCTAATTTTGATGGAGAATTTGAAATTACTGTTGGCGAAGGCAAAACGATCGAAGTTACCTACATGGGATATAAAACTAAAACTGTTGTTGCACAAACTGGTTTCATGACAATTCAGTTAGAACCAAATACTGCTGAACTAAGTGAAGTTTTGGTTGTAGGTTATGGTAAACAAGCTAAAAAAGATGTTACCGGAGCTGTAACACAACTTGAAGCAGCAAGTTTTAGACAAGGAGTTAATATTTCGGCTGATAATTTATTGCAAGGAAAAGTAGCCGGAGTTCGTGTTGTAAGCACAAGTGGAGAACCGGGAGCTGGAGTAAACGTTACTATTCGTGGAGTTGGATCTATCAGAAGCGGAAGTACGCCTTTGTTCGTAGTTGATGGTATGCCATTGTCTAATGATGATATTAGTCCGTCTGGAACGAATGTTGGTTTTGGTAGTTCAACTGCAAAAAATCCATTGAACTTTTTGAATACAAGTGATATCGAATCGATTACCGTTCTTAAAGATGCTTCTGCAGCTGCTATTTATGGAGCAAGAGGATCTAACGGAGTTGTTTTGGTTACTACTAAAAAAGGGTCTAAAGGTGAAGGAACATTAACGTATGACTCTTATATGGGAGTTTCGAATGTTGCTCACAAATTGGATGTTTTAAATGCAAGTGAATATAGAAATGCAATAAAAGATAAATCTTTTGATCATGGTGGAAACACTGATTGGCAAGATGTAATTTTTAGATCTGCGATTACTACAAACAACGCTTTGTCTTTTGCAAAACAAACAGAATCTGGAAATTATTATGCATCTGTTGCGCAAATGGATCAGCAAGGAATTATTCGTAACAGTAATTTCAAACGTCTTTCAGGTAGAATTAATGCTGCTGAATCATTTTTGGATAACAAACGTTTAAAATTAAAAGTGAATCTTACAGCGAGTCAAACTGTAGATGACGGAGTTCCAACAAGTGATGACGGTGGTTCTAACGGACAATTAGTTATTCATACTTTGATGGCAAACCCAACAAGATCAGTTTTTGATGCAAACGGAAACTACACGAATTTTAATATGAATGCGCATTATAATCCTGCATATTTATTAAGTATTTATGAGGATCAAACGAATACATTGCGTGTTTTAGGAAATCTTGAAACTTCTTTTAGAATTGTTAACGGATTAGAATATAAACTAAACATTGGTATAGATCGTTCAACATCTGAAAGAAATACTACTATTTATCCAAACATTACAGATATTAGTAAAATTGGTAAATATGTTCAGAATAATCTTGATTCAAAAAACTCATTAATCGAGCATTATTTAACGTACAACGGAACATTTGGAAAACATAAAGTTGAAGCTTTAGGTGGTTTCTCTTATCAAAAATTCGAAAGATCAGGAACAAGTTTCAGTATTGAAGGTATTACTGACAAAGGTGTTGGTGTAAAACCGGAAATCAACCCTGGATTCAAAGGAATATTGCCTGTACTTTCTGGATACGCTCAGGAAAATGAATTGCAGTCTTATTTTGGAAGATTGAATTATACTTTCAATGAAAGATACCTTTTAACAGCTTCGATGAGAGCGGATGGTTCTACTCGTTTTGGTGATAGTAACAAATACGGTTACTTTCCTTCATTTGCTTTGGGATGGAATATTTCTAAAGAAAGTTTCTTAGAAAATATAGAGGCTATCAACAACTTAAAATTAAGAGCAAGTTGGGGACAAACAGGAAATCAGGAAGTTGAAAATAAAATTACTAAAGCAAGTTATTCTTTATCTGGTGCTGACGGTTATTATTTATATGATGATTTAAATTTAGTAAACGGAGTTTCTGTAGTAAGAACTGCAAATCCTGAATTAAAATGGGAGGTTGTTACGCAATCGAATTTAGGTTTAGATTTTAATTTATGGAGAGATAAATTGTACGGAACACTTGATTATTTCAACAAAACCACTACAGATGCAATCTTAAACGTTACTTCACCGCTATTAAGCCCAACACCAACAGTTTGGACGAATCTTAGTAATCAGGGTAAAATCGTAAACAAAGGTTTTGAGTTTATGTTAGGTTCAAAATTAGTTGATACTAAAGATTTTACCTGGAATGTTGATGTAAACGGAGCAACATTAAACAATAAAATTGAAGATTTACCAATTTCAGAAATCTTAACAGGAACTATTTCAGGACCTGGACAATCTGGTGTAAATGCTAATATTTATAAAAGTGGTTATGCTGCAGGATCTTTCTACTTATTACAACACATAGGTTTTGACAGTAAAGGTGGTAACATCTTTAAAGATCAAAACGGAGATGGTAAAATTGATAACAGCGACAGAGTTATTATCGAAGGAGCTTTACCAACTTTTTACTATGGACTTAATAGTGATATGAGATATAAAAACTTTACTTTTTCATTCTCAATTATTGGACAAACGGGAGGTTATTTATTGAACAATACAGGATTAAATGCTTTAAATATCAACAACCTTGCTTCTGACAGAAACGTTTCTACAAATTATTATGAGTCTGGTGCAAACCCAACAAACTCACCAATTTTGTCGACTCTTTTCTTAGAAAAGTCTGATTTTATCCGATTAAATACAGCGCGTATTGGTTATAATTTCGACTTAAAAGGACTGAATTGGTTAAACGGATTAACGCTTTATGTAACAGGAAATAATCTGGTAACAATAACGCATTACTCAGGATTTGACCCATTAATTAACAGCCCGAAACCAAGCCAAGGAAACCAATCTATTGGTATTGATTATGCGGCTTATCCAACTTCGAGAACGTTCAGTTTCGGAGCAACTTTAAAATTATAA
- a CDS encoding FecR family protein yields the protein MIKRIKHSLEYLIDKSSRNKTSIAEENLLNDFAFTQYQLSKWNDTSMGNSDEVSQEIYENIQLRIGKKKSFNPYLKYMAAASILFLVGLGFYFKSNIAVEKQLSFKTSDSPKSIELSDGSKIYLAANSLFQYPEKFEGDERKVSLLKGNAFFEVAKDKKHPFIISSGEIKTRVVGTSFHIQLSKSKCEVIVVTGKVNVSSKGQSVDLVPNEEALFESEKLTKQMADKSFLVNWYNTDVTLNQTTLKQVITILQYKYGVSFKYNNEQVLATPLTVFIKKDASLENVLEQINYITNLKFKVYDEIVKVD from the coding sequence ATGATAAAAAGAATCAAACACAGTTTAGAATATCTTATAGATAAAAGTTCTCGGAATAAAACTTCTATAGCAGAAGAAAATTTATTAAATGATTTTGCTTTTACGCAATATCAACTTTCAAAATGGAATGATACTTCGATGGGAAATTCGGATGAAGTTTCTCAGGAGATCTACGAAAATATTCAACTTAGAATAGGGAAGAAGAAAAGCTTTAATCCTTATTTAAAATATATGGCAGCTGCCAGTATTCTTTTTCTTGTTGGTTTGGGTTTTTACTTCAAATCAAATATTGCTGTCGAAAAGCAACTTTCATTTAAAACCTCAGATTCCCCCAAATCTATCGAATTAAGTGATGGCTCGAAAATTTATCTGGCAGCAAATTCATTATTTCAATATCCTGAAAAATTTGAAGGAGATGAAAGAAAAGTTTCGCTATTAAAAGGAAATGCATTTTTTGAAGTTGCCAAAGACAAAAAACATCCTTTTATCATTTCTTCGGGCGAAATAAAAACCAGAGTTGTTGGAACTTCATTTCACATTCAGTTATCAAAATCAAAATGTGAAGTAATTGTCGTTACCGGAAAAGTAAATGTTAGTTCAAAAGGACAAAGTGTTGACTTGGTTCCAAATGAAGAAGCTTTGTTTGAATCTGAGAAACTGACGAAACAAATGGCTGACAAATCATTTTTGGTTAATTGGTACAATACGGATGTGACATTAAATCAAACGACTCTTAAACAGGTTATTACCATTTTACAATATAAATACGGAGTTTCATTTAAATACAATAATGAACAAGTATTAGCAACGCCATTAACGGTGTTCATCAAGAAGGACGCATCATTAGAGAATGTTTTAGAACAAATTAATTATATCACAAACCTAAAATTTAAAGTTTATGACGAAATAGTAAAAGTGGATTAA